From the Psilocybe cubensis strain MGC-MH-2018 chromosome 6, whole genome shotgun sequence genome, the window GGCAGAAGCAAGTCTCTTCTTTAAGGCAGTGGATGCCTCCCAACTAGAAGTAGTGGTCAGATAATTAAAAGTCAGATTAACGCAATAAACACTCACGCGTTGTAATGGGGAATCTTGCTGCAGACGTGGTGGAGAACGTGAGTCTCAGATATACCGTTGGTAGCATGGGAGCCAATCCAAGCCATGACGCTTCCAAGGTCACCAAGGAGGTTACGGTCGAGAGTGGCAAGGGCACCACGGGCGAATGTGAACTCAGGAGCGCGGTAGTGGGGAAGGAGAGGATCGGTGTGTTGCAAGAACGTGATCAGCACAAGCCAGTGGTTAACCCTAAATATGGAAATCAATTGACTTAATTAGACTTCGGAAGTATTAAATTTTATTTACCAGAGATAGGGGACGAGGTAAGTGCGGAAAACCTCGAGGAAGCCCTTGTAGTAGATGCTAGCAGCAATGCAACCAAGCCAGATGAGAATGCCAATGGTGGACATGATAACTTGGTTATAGTGGTGGGGCATGAACATAGGCGAGTTGGGGTTAAAGTCTGAAAAAAGATAGATCAATAGAGTGACAGGTAATATGATGAAGTCAAACACACGGCTGGTTCCCTTGGGGTATTTGGGCTGGCCTGAGGCGTTCATGAGAATGTATGTCCACCATCCACCGAGCTGGAAGATGCATCAATGATTAAGTTCTTTGTGTGGTCAGAACAGACATTTACCAAGTAGGAAGCAGGGGTCAAGATAGCACCGATGGGGGAATCACCAAGAGCCTCCCACATCTCTTTCTTAACCTCTTCTGTGACACGAGAACCGAGGAGGTCTTCCCTGGCAGGGTCGAGAGGAGGTAAACCAAGGCCAGAACGAGTGGTAGGGACGAAGACCTGATCCTGAGTCATATGTCCGGTCGAAGCGTGATGCTTAGCGTGGGACACGCGCCACGAGTGGTAGGGAACACCGAGGCTAGAAAAATGAGTTGGTATTTGCTACGTTCGATGAAAGGCTAATATATGAAGTGAGACGTACGCAGAGTGAAGGAACCATCcgacagtgttgttgacggtCTTTGATTCAGAGAATGCCTGGTGACCGCACTCGTGGCCAATGACCCAGAGACCGGTGGCGAAGAGGCCAGCCCAGAAACCATAAAGTGCCCACAGAGAGACACTGAGGGCGGTGTAGAGGTATGGGTGGGGCAGGGAGATGACAGCAGGGTCAACGAAGGTGTTGGCGTACACGGTGGCCTTGTACAAACACACAATGACGAACAAGTCCCATGCACTAATAACGATATGAGCGCTTTTCGGAGCTGAACACGAGAAAGCGTACTTACATGTAGAGACCAGACCTGAAGGCGGACCTCTTGAAGCAGTGAGCGCTGGAAGGCTGTCAGTAGGTATCGCGAACTGCAGAGGAGGGGTACCCACGGAATAGCGTCCAACAAGTCCTTGATTGGGATATCAGGGACTGGGTATACGCCCTGGTCAACGACGGTGACCttttcgtcgtcgtccttaCGAGCCATGATTATTGTTGTTGGAGGAAGGGGAGGAGGGTGCTAGCTGTGAAAGCGGTTAGTTAAATTTATGGGGGGCCCTATGATCGGTAATTGCCGGCATTTTTTTCGATGGGGCAGCTGTAAGCATGAGATTTCTAGGAACCCCAGCATCTCAAGTTGCTGTCTTTTATCATTCCCTGACTGCTCCGAGTTGCGCTGTCTGCTGTCTCGACTTCCCCATTCTCGCTGGTAGCTATCTATTTTTCTCATATTATCGCGACGAGGGCCTGCTTTCCAGCATCTTCTAATTTTAGGTCAGTCGAGATCCTTTTAATGGCCTCATTTTCACTGGTTCGGCTTTCTCGAAGCCCAGGCCTGTCTAGTGTGATCCGCCAAATAAATCTATGCCAATACCTCCGATAATTACACTGCTCTTTATTACTAGGATACATCGAATCTTCAACAGATATCTTGGTACTATTTACATTTTTTTACATTCTAGTATGACCTGTGTGTAGATCTAGTCCATAAATATAATCAAGAGGAACAACCAGAGATCATTGAAGCGCTTTCAATCGCTCCGACAAACCTTCAAGAAATGCGAATCCGTCCTTAAAAAATACGCGTCAATTTATGTGCAGGCAGTGAGGCTAGTAGTCCCACCTTGGTTACTGTCCGGCCAGTGCTCTTGTTCGTAACTTTGGCAAAATCAGCAACGAGAGCGGCCAGCGCTTTGTTGCTTTGAACCAACATCACTTCCCGCCTTAGTCGCGCAACAACTCCCAATTTAACATGGGCTGGCTCCTTCTCGGGCACCTGCTCATTGAACGACTGGTGTCTAAACGCCTAATGTATAAACGGCGCCCTGACCATAAATACATAGGCACGTACCTTTGCGGCGTCACAAATACTGAAGGATCGTCCAGCTGTTTATACAACACATCCAAAAATGTAAATGCCTCCCTTGTCAATGTCCTCGAGCTATTCATCTGCAGTACATCCACAAACTCCTTCACCAGCTTCGACAGCGCTGCATTGTCGGTCGCATTCAACCCCCGCCTTGCTAGTTGGTTGAGTCGAAGCGCCTTGGGCGCCTGGTAGCGTATAGGCGCAGGCCCGCTTTCCGAATCACTGCTGATCACAATCGTATCTTTTGACTGCGTCCTTTGTTTCTCTAACTCTGTTGTCGAGTCAAATTGAGCATCCTCTTTCGCTCTTCGAAGGGCCTCCTGGATGTTCGTCCGGTCACCTAATATGGGCTGTGCCCCCAGATTGAGATTTGTAAGGTTGTTGAGGATGTCGGCCATCTCATCCCGAGGAATCGCAGGTGTCCTCATCCTAAGGGGCGTGTTGATCGTCTTCGCAGAGGCCTAGCAAACTTTAAAAACATTGAACACTTAAAATATTATTCTGGAAACTTACAGCGGGCATGGGCGGCGGTGGCCATATAAAGTCTTCCGGGTTCTTGAAACCTTCATCAATCGCTAGTTCTCTAAACTTGTTCGCCCATAGATCATAGTCCGGTGTTTCTTTGAAGGCCAGTCTCCGTGTGTACGATAAAAATTCTTCGAATTCTGAAGGAAGGCCTCTGCAAAGATGTTCGGGCGTGGCCTTTCGCTTCTCAGCTTTGAGGCGATTATGTGCATCAGTTGTCTTTGGTACGCCATTCCTTGTCCAGCTGAGCCCTCGTGGTGTCAAAAGGTGGATGAACATCAACGCAGCAGCTTCCAAGTCATCTCTCCGTGAAGGCACTAGTAATCACATCAGTCACACTATGTGTAATATATTCAAATTTTTTCAAGATCACCTTTCCCGCGACAATGCACGTTGACAGAGCTACCAAAGTATTGAGTCCTGAAAAATTAGGCATTGGTGGATGGGATGATGAATACCTGAACCAATAGTTGCCAATAAAATCGCGCTTAATCTTACTATCAGGGATATGTCGTCCTGTGTATGGGTCAATAAAGCGCTTGGAGAATCCGAAATCGATCATGTAAATGATCTTGTCGTTCGGCGGGAGACCAATGACACAGTTGCCCAGCTGGATATCTCGGTGCAAGACTCCGCGATGGTGCATAAATTGCAGTCGTTTAATCTGATCGGATCCAGTATTAGGTGGCAGTATGCTCCAATACGAGGAAGAAACTTACCAGCTGGATGGCAATTGAGCAGACAGTGCGCAGATCCATAGTATCTCTACCGCTTTTGCGATAGAGGCTATCGAGACTGGGTCCCAAAAGATCAATAGCCAGATAGTCCCATGCGCCTTGCACACCGGCTGCATAGAGTTTAGGCATGCCCACACCACCCTGAAGTAACGGGTATAGATGGCGTTCATAACGATTGGTCGGACATTCATGGTTTACGTATTGCACTTTTAGAGCGACAACCTGATGTGTGTGCAGATGAGTGGCCTTAAAAATGGATCCTGTGTATGATCAGACGGTCAGTCCGGTAAAGCTTGGAGGCACTATATTGCGTACCTGAGTACCCTGATCCCAAATTTTCATTTAGCCACCAATTAGCAACAATTTTGGGAATCGGTGGAGGCGGGGCGTCTATGCTCCCTTCTGATCCAGTCTCAGAGCCTTCTGAAGAGTAGTCCTCCGAGTTGGAAGCATTAGATTCGACCACTGGCATGGTTGATATTTGTGGATCGTGATGCTAGATGATAACCGAGAAAACGCGTTGAATTGGAAGAAGATCGAACGTGTGCAAGGTGGGTCAGCAGCACGGTGAAGAGCGGAGAGATGTTGGCGGAGAGAACGGGCAAAAAGGGTGAACCACTCGGTGCGGCGATGGCATGGTTGGACTGCCTAGTGCGAAGAGGCGAAAACGCGTCTGTCACGTGGTCTTCGGCGCGCAGTGGCGCTGCACGTGCCGGAGTTATATTTATCATTTTTGGTTGGTGGATCTGGAGCAGGCTGCAGCGGAGCTAATAATATTATCGGTGACTCTCTGATATGGAACactttcttcgtcatcgatCGAGGTCCAACCGAGACTCGCCCATGAAAGACGTCTCTTGAAACATATGGTAGGAAAGCCTCCTTGCAATTCCACTATATAATCTCAAACTTATCTACCCTTCTCCCTCATACTCCTTCCACATCCTCCACAACATGTCTTCCAACTCAGATAATTCCCTCAAAGCTGAGGTCGACCGCCTGCGACTTGAGCTACAGGCTCTCCAGATCTCCACTGGCGTAAAAGGCATCACTATAGGCAAATATTTGCTCACTCGTCTCAGTCAACTCGGCGTACGGGTATGTGTTTTGTTATCTACTATCGCTTCGGAGAAACTGATGCTTTATTGTGTAGTCCATGTTTGGCCTGCCAGGAGACTTCAATCTTGGATTTTTGGTGGGCTGCGCGTCGCTTTCAGCGTCAAATTGGTATTAAACTTTTAAACTTTTAGGATGTCGTCGACGACTTCCCTGATATTGATTGGGTTGGGAACTGGTTAGTGATTCTTCATCCACCTGTGTTCTTGCACTCATACCGCATCTCAGCAATGAGCTGAACGCTGCTTATGCCGCCGATGGATATGCCCGCATCAAGTCAAGCTCCCTTGGCGTCATCCTCACTACGTATGTTTTGATTCATAGTGCTAATTATATACTTATCTGAcgctctataaatagatttgGTGTTGGTGAATTGTCTGCAGTAAATGGAATTGCGGGAGGTACGTCAAAGATTACTTCATTTTGCCTGAAGATTGACGTACGGTTGTGTAGCCTTTTCGGAAATGGTCCCTGTTCTACATATTGTTGGTGTACCAAGCACCATCCAGCAAAAAACCAAACCCCTTCTTCATCATACCCTTGGCGACGGCAGGTTAGCATTGATCTTTCACTAATCTCAACCAATTCGCTGACCTGTCGCAGGTTTGATGCATACCGTCAAGCCGCGAGCCACTTTGCTATCAAGAACGCTGCAATCCTTGACAAAGCGGACGCCGCCAAGCAGATTGATGACTTACTCACAGCATGTATCACGAAAGTAAGCTTCTGGCTTGCAATAGCACTTGAAAAATTCTTACGTACTTTCTTTAGGCCCGCCCTGTATATCTCAATCTGCCTACAGACATGGTAAATGTCGAAATCTCATCGGAACGGCTCAAAATACCCTTGTCGCACCGTCCACCTTCCAATCccgagcaggaggaggaattTGTCATTGAACT encodes:
- a CDS encoding Casein kinase 1-like protein 9, whose amino-acid sequence is MPVVESNASNSEDYSSEGSETGSEGSIDAPPPPIPKIVANWWLNENLGSGYSGSIFKATHLHTHQVVALKVQYVNHECPTNRYERHLYPLLQGGVGMPKLYAAGVQGAWDYLAIDLLGPSLDSLYRKSGRDTMDLRTVCSIAIQLIKRLQFMHHRGVLHRDIQLGNCVIGLPPNDKIIYMIDFGFSKRFIDPYTGRHIPDMPSRRDDLEAAALMFIHLLTPRGLSWTRNGVPKTTDAHNRLKAEKRKATPEHLCRGLPSEFEEFLSYTRRLAFKETPDYDLWANKFRELAIDEGFKNPEDFIWPPPPMPAASAKTINTPLRMRTPAIPRDEMADILNNLTNLNLGAQPILGDRTNIQEALRRAKEDAQFDSTTELEKQRTQSKDTIVISSDSESGPAPIRYQAPKALRLNQLARRGLNATDNAALSKLVKEFVDVLQMNSSRTLTREAFTFLDVLYKQLDDPSVFVTPQRHQSFNEQVPEKEPAHVKLGVVARLRREVMLVQSNKALAALVADFAKVTNKSTGRTVTKDGFAFLEGLSERLKALQ
- a CDS encoding Delta(12) fatty acid desaturase, translated to MARKDDDEKVTVVDQGVYPVPDIPIKDLLDAIPAHCFKRSAFRSGLYIAWDLFVIVCLYKATVYANTFVDPAVISLPHPYLYTALSVSLWALYGFWAGLFATGLWVIGHECGHQAFSESKTVNNTVGWFLHSALGVPYHSWRVSHAKHHASTGHMTQDQVFVPTTRSGLGLPPLDPAREDLLGSRVTEEVKKEMWEALGDSPIGAILTPASYLLGGWWTYILMNASGQPKYPKGTSHFNPNSPMFMPHHYNQVIMSTIGILIWLGCIAASIYYKGFLEVFRTYLVPYLWVNHWLVLITFLQHTDPLLPHYRAPEFTFARGALATLDRNLLGDLGSVMAWIGSHATNGISETHVLHHVCSKIPHYNAWEASTALKKRLASAGIPTDGAPGGWAEVHRVFKECKFVEDEGDVVFFKNAYGLAQMKPAMPESTASDSGVEVDKEN